In candidate division WOR-3 bacterium, the genomic stretch GTGTTTATCAAATGCTGATATTACCGCTTTGTGTGATGAAAATGACATATTTTTGGTCAATAATAACGCTTGAACAGAATAGAACATTGCATAATAAGTCCTTGATACTGATGATTCGTAATCTTTTGACTTCAGAAGCAACTCAGCACTCTTCAGATATTTCTCTGCTCGTTTAATAAGCGACTTTGTTTCTTTCAAATCACAACTCCATCATTTCGAACATTTAACAGTAAAGGACTTTTGACTTTGTAATATTTATTTTCAGATATCGGGTATACCGAGATCAATAATCCATATTTTAAGTTTATTTTCGTAATTATATCAATCATACGGTCAATTTCTCTTCCCGGAATAACCTTTCCTTTCAGAACCACAAGAATGTCTATATCTGATTCTTTGGTTGCTTGTTCTCGCGCCCAAGAACCATATAGTATAATCTTTACAAATCGTTTTCCATATAATCTTATAATCTCTTTCCTAAATTCTTGAAGTATATCAGTGATAATCATAGATACTTCTTTTTGAAATCTCTAAAAGAGATAAATGCGCTTTTTTCGATTTTGCTTCGTTCCTCGCATAGTTTCTTAGGTAAATTAGGTTGGCTTGATAGCATTTTGATTGTTTTCTTTATTTCATCATACTCATCAATCGGAATCAGAACTGATTTCATACTTTTTATTGTTATTGTCGCCATACCTATATATTAATTCTAATCCATTAAAAGTCAAGAACAAAAAAAATTTGATACTGGGTCAAAACTTATAAAAATTGAATAAAAATCATTTGAGATTCTGAAATAAATTCAGAATGTCTTTTGTAATGATTCGGGGGTAAAACCAACCTATTGACTTTTCGAGTTTTCCTAATAAAATGATTTCGTGGTTACTTTGATACGCGATATTGCTAAATATGAAGGAAAGACCGTAACTCTTGCTGGATGGGTTTATAATAAACGGTCATCAGGTAAAATCCGCTTTGTCTTAGTGCGAGATGGAACGGGTATTATCCAATGTGTCTTTTCCCAAAAAGATGTCTCGGCTGAAGCATTTGAATTGGCAGATAAGATTACTCAGGAATCTTCTTTATATATTACTGGTTCAGTTAGAAAAGATGACCGCGCCCCAGGCGGTTTTGAACTGATAGTCAGCGACCTAAAATTAATCCAGATGGCAGAAGAGTATCCAATAACTCCAAAAGAACACGGCATCGAATTTTTAATGAAATATCGTCATCTCTGGCTTCGGTCTCGCCGACAACATGCAATTATTCTTATTCGTTCAGAACTTATTAAAGCCTGTCGTGACTTCTTTGATAATCAAGGTTTTGTTTTAGTTGATACACCTATTCTCACTCCTGCGGCAGTTGAAGGCACAACCACACTGTTTGAAGTTGATTACTTTGGTGAAAAGACCTATCTGACTCAATCCGGTCAACTCTATAATGAACCGGATGCTGCTGCCTTTAATAAGGTCTATTGTTTTGGACCGACTTTTCGTGCGGAAAAATCTAAGACCCGAAGGCATCTAACAGAATTTTGGATGTTAGAACCAGAAGTTGCTTTTGCGGATTTGAATGATATTATTATTTTAGCCGAAGATTTAATCGTTTATATTATTGACCGAGTTTTAACTAAGTGCAAAGAACAATTTAAGGTATTAGAGCGGGATACGACAAAATTAGAAAAAGTTAAAAAGCCATTTCCGCGTCTAACTTATACTGAAGCAGTTGAAAAGTTAAATGCTAACAATAAACCAGTTATCTGGGGTGATGATTTTGGCGGTGATGAAGAAACTGTCTTATCTAACTTGTATGAGCGACCTTTAGCCGTTACTCATTATCCGGCTCAATGTAAGGCATTTTATATGAAACGCGATCCGCAAGATAACCGATTAGTACTCGGTGTTGACATTTTAGCACCTGAAGGTTATGGTGAA encodes the following:
- the asnS gene encoding asparagine--tRNA ligase, which gives rise to MVTLIRDIAKYEGKTVTLAGWVYNKRSSGKIRFVLVRDGTGIIQCVFSQKDVSAEAFELADKITQESSLYITGSVRKDDRAPGGFELIVSDLKLIQMAEEYPITPKEHGIEFLMKYRHLWLRSRRQHAIILIRSELIKACRDFFDNQGFVLVDTPILTPAAVEGTTTLFEVDYFGEKTYLTQSGQLYNEPDAAAFNKVYCFGPTFRAEKSKTRRHLTEFWMLEPEVAFADLNDIIILAEDLIVYIIDRVLTKCKEQFKVLERDTTKLEKVKKPFPRLTYTEAVEKLNANNKPVIWGDDFGGDEETVLSNLYERPLAVTHYPAQCKAFYMKRDPQDNRLVLGVDILAPEGYGEIIGGGQREDDLKTLEQRIEEHKLPKQAFEWYLDVRRYGTFPHSGFGLGIERTLAWICALPHVRETIPYPRMLEKIYP
- a CDS encoding HEPN domain-containing protein, whose product is MKETKSLIKRAEKYLKSAELLLKSKDYESSVSRTYYAMFYSVQALLLTKNMSFSSHKAVISAFDKH
- a CDS encoding nucleotidyltransferase domain-containing protein; the encoded protein is MIITDILQEFRKEIIRLYGKRFVKIILYGSWAREQATKESDIDILVVLKGKVIPGREIDRMIDIITKINLKYGLLISVYPISENKYYKVKSPLLLNVRNDGVVI